A genomic segment from Methanolobus zinderi encodes:
- a CDS encoding PGF-pre-PGF domain-containing protein yields MYTKRTLFFLILVFLMIFTASCSDNENISLADNSGNHIFLKTTTINTDKLAEEDGQEVAVSSNSIEEAIDVTEQYYIAQFRGPVFEDQKEELGQTGAVLYDYLPDNAFIVRMNASVIPEVSSLNFVKWIGEYRASYKYEPAITVTANKLTSESEVEKADLLVMVFDASENSRIDEEITEIQGTVTENSNNILRIKIPKSRIDELAAINGVSWIEEYREPVLLNDIAAGIVGVTPVHDTHGLNGSGQIVAVCDTGVDTGVDDESMHADIRGRILDFVYLSDDGAADMHGHGTHVVGSILGNGAESGGQYKGMAPEASLVFLEFLNSNGTLSVPYYINQSVFQPAYDLGAKMHSNSWGYTGEYGNYTIFSKQVDQFMWENPDMLILFAAGNYGVDQDDDGIVDQNSIQDPATAKNCIAVGSSENNRSSFINTWGDSYGFPIDVDKRADNIEGIAATSSRGPTTDGRIKPDLIAPGTYIVSVKSSQASINSWYLNENYAPMSGTSMATPIVAGSAALIRQYYSDTEGFSNPSAALIKATLINGAHDMTPGQYGTEEYQEIEGRPDYSQGWGRIDLENSLFPRYPEVIAYFDKETISDTDDFWEFDYGYIEEGEPLRATLVWTDYPGSEAAGKVLVNNLDLTITDSFDTYYGNYDLNNAPDTANNVEGVEIDETIAGDYKIRVDGTNVPEGPQDFSLVLSFTCDNNEFPANGSSTDDSSTVVSTNVVHPGGVDRSSIQMMINDSTVDFTAVEIDGGYRISYSTPTAYQNGDYNVSVNAQTISRQEFSYNWEFNMNASPVTNHAPVLDTIGDQTVDELTELTFTATANDSDLPENTLTFSLSGTVPNGAAITSDGVLTWTPTESQGPDSYTFDVEVSDGSLTDSETITVTVKEVNVAPVLDSIGDQTIDELTELTFTATATDSDIPENTLTFSLSGTVPNSAAITSDGVFTWTPTESQRPDSYTFDVEVSDGSLTDSETITVTVYEDNAPPEFDSISPKIIEVTKNLQFFINATDIDSNDLTYSNESILPDGATFNDTSLLFNWTPTTDQKGTYDINFSVTDGEKSDNQTVTITVKELSASTTPATSISSGSSGGGGGGGTTGEEYENIEIKDVNSLFVGKDKVARFEFDNPDLDIMYVEYTSLKNAGTISVTIESLKDKSTFVHTLPSGEIYRNMNIWVGKTGYAIDANIADPVIAFRVDKSWINEEDIDDDSISLNRYSDGSWSRLATEIVDSDEDFLYFEAETPGFSPFAITGIKIQDEAKLADGSETLYSTPENGDNDSVLEGEVTVNETEAERTLDALSGPISLLLICLACLLIRKK; encoded by the coding sequence ATGTACACAAAACGTACCTTGTTCTTTTTGATTCTTGTTTTTTTAATGATCTTTACAGCATCATGTTCAGATAATGAAAACATAAGTCTGGCAGATAACAGCGGAAATCATATTTTTCTTAAAACAACTACGATAAATACGGATAAACTTGCAGAGGAAGACGGACAGGAAGTTGCCGTATCTTCAAATTCAATTGAAGAAGCCATTGATGTTACAGAACAATACTACATTGCACAGTTCAGAGGACCTGTCTTTGAAGATCAGAAAGAAGAACTGGGTCAGACAGGGGCAGTACTGTACGACTATCTACCTGACAATGCATTCATTGTGAGAATGAACGCTTCTGTTATACCAGAGGTAAGTTCACTAAACTTTGTAAAATGGATAGGCGAATACCGGGCCTCCTACAAGTATGAACCTGCAATCACAGTCACAGCAAACAAACTGACGTCTGAATCAGAAGTGGAAAAAGCAGATTTGCTGGTAATGGTCTTTGATGCAAGTGAAAATTCCAGAATAGATGAAGAGATCACTGAGATACAAGGAACTGTGACAGAGAATTCCAATAATATCCTTCGGATAAAGATCCCAAAGAGCAGAATAGATGAACTTGCGGCTATCAATGGTGTTAGCTGGATAGAGGAATATCGGGAACCTGTTCTTTTGAATGACATTGCCGCAGGTATTGTCGGCGTAACGCCTGTTCACGATACACACGGATTGAATGGTAGTGGACAGATAGTTGCCGTTTGTGATACCGGTGTAGATACAGGTGTTGATGATGAATCCATGCATGCAGATATTAGAGGAAGGATACTGGATTTTGTCTATCTTTCTGATGACGGTGCAGCAGATATGCATGGTCATGGAACACATGTTGTTGGTTCGATCCTCGGTAATGGTGCGGAGTCAGGCGGCCAGTATAAAGGAATGGCACCCGAAGCAAGCCTTGTTTTTTTAGAATTTCTGAATTCAAATGGTACTTTGTCTGTTCCATATTATATTAACCAATCAGTTTTTCAGCCTGCGTATGATCTTGGTGCAAAGATGCACTCCAATAGTTGGGGTTACACAGGAGAGTATGGAAATTATACGATATTTTCAAAGCAGGTAGACCAGTTTATGTGGGAAAATCCTGATATGCTGATTTTGTTTGCAGCTGGTAACTACGGTGTAGACCAGGATGATGACGGTATTGTGGATCAGAATTCTATACAGGATCCGGCAACTGCTAAGAACTGTATTGCAGTAGGCTCTTCTGAAAATAACAGAAGCAGTTTTATTAATACATGGGGAGATTCTTACGGTTTCCCGATTGATGTAGATAAAAGAGCAGATAATATTGAAGGCATTGCAGCCACAAGCAGCAGGGGACCTACAACTGATGGAAGGATAAAACCCGATTTGATCGCACCTGGAACATATATCGTGTCAGTAAAGTCCAGCCAAGCCAGTATTAACTCATGGTATTTAAATGAAAACTATGCCCCTATGAGTGGAACCAGTATGGCAACACCGATAGTCGCCGGCTCTGCAGCTCTTATCAGGCAATACTACAGTGATACTGAAGGTTTTTCAAACCCAAGTGCGGCACTAATCAAGGCAACCCTGATTAATGGTGCCCACGACATGACCCCCGGACAGTATGGAACTGAAGAGTATCAGGAGATTGAAGGCAGGCCAGATTACTCACAGGGATGGGGGCGAATCGATTTGGAAAATTCATTGTTCCCACGATATCCGGAAGTCATCGCCTATTTTGATAAGGAGACAATCTCTGACACAGATGATTTCTGGGAGTTTGATTACGGATACATAGAAGAAGGCGAGCCCCTGCGTGCAACACTCGTATGGACCGACTATCCGGGATCCGAGGCTGCAGGAAAAGTACTTGTGAACAATCTTGATCTTACAATCACAGACTCATTTGACACATACTACGGAAATTATGATCTGAATAATGCTCCAGATACTGCTAACAACGTAGAGGGAGTGGAAATAGATGAAACCATAGCCGGAGATTATAAAATCAGAGTTGACGGTACAAATGTACCGGAAGGACCACAGGACTTCTCCCTTGTACTGTCGTTCACCTGCGACAACAATGAATTCCCCGCAAACGGATCATCTACAGATGATAGTTCTACAGTTGTTTCCACGAATGTAGTTCATCCTGGAGGAGTGGACCGGAGTTCCATACAGATGATGATCAACGACTCAACTGTGGACTTTACTGCCGTTGAAATCGACGGTGGATATAGAATCTCTTATAGTACGCCAACTGCTTACCAGAATGGAGATTATAATGTTTCAGTGAATGCGCAGACGATTAGCAGACAGGAATTCTCATATAATTGGGAATTTAATATGAATGCTTCACCTGTCACTAACCATGCTCCTGTTCTTGATACAATCGGTGATCAGACGGTTGATGAACTTACAGAACTTACATTTACAGCAACGGCAAATGATTCAGATTTGCCGGAAAACACACTTACTTTCAGTCTTTCAGGAACAGTACCAAATGGTGCAGCAATAACATCTGATGGAGTATTAACATGGACACCAACAGAGTCACAGGGACCTGATTCTTACACGTTTGATGTAGAGGTATCGGATGGTTCTCTGACAGACAGTGAGACCATAACAGTAACAGTTAAAGAAGTCAATGTTGCTCCGGTACTTGATTCAATAGGCGATCAGACAATTGATGAACTTACAGAACTTACATTTACAGCAACGGCAACTGATTCTGACATTCCTGAAAACACACTTACTTTCAGTCTTTCAGGAACAGTACCAAATAGTGCAGCAATAACATCTGACGGAGTATTCACATGGACACCAACAGAGTCACAGAGACCTGATTCTTACACGTTTGATGTAGAGGTATCGGATGGTTCTTTGACAGACAGTGAAACTATAACAGTAACAGTTTATGAGGACAATGCTCCTCCTGAATTTGACTCAATTTCCCCAAAGATTATAGAAGTAACCAAGAATCTACAATTCTTCATCAACGCAACCGACATAGATAGTAATGACCTTACGTACTCTAATGAAAGTATTTTGCCAGATGGAGCAACATTCAACGATACTTCCCTTCTATTCAACTGGACCCCAACAACTGACCAAAAAGGAACTTACGATATAAATTTCAGCGTGACCGATGGTGAAAAAAGTGATAATCAAACAGTTACAATAACTGTAAAAGAATTATCAGCATCCACAACACCAGCCACATCAATAAGCTCCGGCAGTTCAGGCGGTGGCGGTGGCGGAGGCACCACCGGGGAAGAATATGAGAACATCGAGATCAAAGACGTAAACTCACTCTTCGTAGGAAAGGACAAGGTAGCCAGATTCGAGTTCGATAATCCGGATCTTGACATAATGTACGTTGAATACACTTCATTGAAGAATGCAGGCACAATAAGCGTAACAATCGAGTCCCTGAAGGACAAATCAACATTTGTTCATACCTTGCCTTCCGGAGAGATCTACAGGAACATGAATATATGGGTCGGTAAAACCGGCTATGCTATTGATGCAAACATTGCCGACCCTGTCATAGCATTCAGAGTCGACAAATCCTGGATCAATGAAGAAGACATAGATGATGACTCTATTAGTCTCAACAGATACAGCGATGGTTCATGGAGCAGATTGGCAACTGAGATCGTGGACTCTGACGAGGATTTCCTTTACTTTGAAGCAGAGACACCGGGCTTTTCTCCCTTTGCGATCACAGGAATAAAGATACAGGATGAAGCAAAACTGGCCGATGGGTCGGAAACTCTGTATTCCACACCGGAAAATGGCGATAACGATTCAGTACTGGAAGGAGAAGTCACGGTAAACGAGACTGAAGCAGAACGTACTTTAGATGCACTATCCGGTCCGATCAGCCTTTTGCTTATTTGCCTTGCCTGTTTGCTTATAAGGAAAAAGTGA
- a CDS encoding bifunctional N(6)-L-threonylcarbamoyladenine synthase/serine/threonine protein kinase, translating into MKKAVLGIEGTAWNLSVAIVNEKDVISEATDMYVPPSGGIHPREAAQHHAKYASLMVKKALDEAQEKGIEVSDIDAISFSQGPGLGACLRTVATAARMLAITLDVPLVGVNHCLAHVEVGRWKTPADDPVTLYVSGANSQVLAYRMGKYRVFGETLDIGLGNALDKFARSAGLSHPGGPKIEQLAGQSDNYIPMPYVVKGMDLSFSGLSTAATESLTKYPLEDVCHSLQENAFAMVVEVTERALAHTEKNEVLLAGGVGANARLREMLDIMCEDRGASFYVPEKRFMGDNGAMIAYLGLLMYEAGDTLDIEDSHVNPNFRPDAVDVSWRE; encoded by the coding sequence TTGAAAAAAGCAGTCCTTGGTATAGAGGGCACCGCATGGAATCTCAGCGTTGCTATCGTAAATGAAAAAGATGTCATATCAGAAGCCACTGATATGTACGTTCCTCCGAGCGGAGGGATTCACCCACGTGAAGCGGCACAGCATCATGCAAAGTATGCTTCACTTATGGTAAAAAAGGCCCTGGACGAAGCTCAGGAAAAGGGTATCGAAGTATCCGATATCGACGCCATCTCTTTTTCACAGGGACCCGGACTTGGTGCCTGCCTGCGTACCGTGGCAACCGCTGCAAGGATGCTTGCGATAACTCTGGATGTTCCGCTCGTTGGTGTGAATCACTGTCTGGCCCATGTCGAAGTGGGTCGCTGGAAGACACCTGCTGATGATCCCGTTACACTTTATGTCAGTGGTGCCAATTCACAGGTGCTTGCATACAGGATGGGAAAGTACCGCGTTTTTGGTGAAACCCTGGACATAGGTCTCGGAAATGCCCTGGACAAGTTTGCAAGGAGTGCCGGTCTCAGCCATCCAGGGGGTCCGAAGATCGAGCAGCTGGCCGGACAGTCAGATAACTACATACCCATGCCCTATGTTGTAAAGGGAATGGATCTTTCTTTCTCAGGACTCTCGACAGCAGCAACCGAAAGCCTGACAAAGTATCCTCTTGAGGATGTGTGTCACTCCCTGCAGGAAAATGCCTTTGCCATGGTTGTGGAGGTGACGGAGCGTGCACTTGCCCATACAGAAAAGAATGAGGTTTTGCTTGCCGGTGGTGTGGGAGCTAACGCACGTCTCAGGGAAATGCTGGACATAATGTGTGAGGACAGGGGAGCATCCTTCTATGTGCCTGAAAAGAGGTTCATGGGAGATAACGGGGCCATGATAGCGTATCTTGGACTTCTGATGTACGAAGCAGGAGACACTCTGGACATTGAAGATTCACATGTGAACCCCAATTTCAGACCTGATGCCGTGGATGTAAGCTGGCGTGAGTAA
- a CDS encoding Kae1-associated kinase Bud32 — MYLTRGAEATVKLENELIVKERVPKRYRLKELDERIRKERTKAEARLISEARRLGIPTPIIHDIQNSTIVMQYVPGTPLKHVIDESLSQQLGELVGRLHTGGIIHGDLTTSNLLHYKDRIYMIDFGLAFMDPGIEAKGVDIHVLFQTFESTHHDHEALTDAFCKGYRQTCENAEEVLERVKEIEKRGRYA, encoded by the coding sequence ATGTATCTTACAAGGGGTGCCGAAGCCACTGTCAAACTGGAAAATGAATTAATTGTCAAAGAAAGAGTGCCTAAAAGGTACCGCCTCAAGGAACTTGACGAGCGAATCCGGAAGGAACGTACAAAGGCCGAGGCACGCCTGATATCCGAAGCCAGGCGTCTGGGAATTCCTACACCAATAATACATGATATTCAGAACTCGACAATTGTGATGCAGTACGTTCCGGGAACCCCACTCAAACATGTGATCGACGAAAGCCTTAGCCAGCAACTTGGGGAGCTCGTGGGCAGACTGCATACAGGAGGAATCATTCACGGAGACCTCACGACTTCAAATCTCCTGCATTACAAGGACAGGATATATATGATAGATTTCGGACTGGCTTTCATGGATCCCGGGATAGAGGCAAAAGGCGTGGACATACATGTCCTCTTCCAGACTTTTGAAAGCACACACCACGATCATGAAGCACTTACAGATGCATTCTGCAAAGGATACAGACAGACATGCGAAAATGCAGAGGAAGTTCTGGAAAGAGTAAAGGAAATAGAAAAGAGAGGAAGATATGCATAA
- a CDS encoding S8 family serine peptidase has translation MHTKNTILVAIILILLPTTLAVSGSTDNTDLNDNNLILLKAAHINTDTSGEEELQTEEKTTSKYSIQSAEDVDRYYIVQFTGPARETWRQNITARGATIYNYVPNNAFIFKMSTDVKANVESLDFVKWVGEYQPSYKYESELTGEEGILTSKADTDTEETYHVILFSESDYKRIISNIENLGVRILSGSGNVLRVETSADKIPEIASISGVSWIEEYVLPTINNDVAAGIITVDTVRNTYGLNGSGQIVAVCDTGLDTGNKETVNDDFRGRVIDIFDVADDGDKRDLYSGHGTHVAGSVLGNGNLSNGLYAGMAPEAKLVFQAIGEYSHEKEKEVLDLPANLKDVFFQAYNTDTSTRIHTNSWGGDSSGEYTTESQQVDSFVWEHPDMLIVFAAGNEGPNSNTIGYPATAKNALTVGASENDRPEEGHYSDNVNDVASFSSRGPTADGRIKPDVVAPGTFIASTRSSEATTDTIHGKAINSNYLYLSGTSMSTPIVAGSAALIRQYYTDIDNVSNPSAALIKATLINGACDINPESTGRPDYSQGWGRVDIENSIYPQYPYVIEYFDNPEALNDDQDNVSYNPEWNISYNVAENSDNLRATLVWTDYPGFDAADNVLVNNLDMILVTPDNSEKYGNLGSVPDTLNNVEGIELQDPAPGTYNIIVNATAIQKGPQNFSLVLYYKADVNEYPKNNNYTTNGLTPVSINLTHAHGINPDSINMTINGLCVNSTPYPIDGGFNVSNQTAEPYQEGYYNVSITALTNQSEEISYEWTFYVSVEDNVITIDDIAESSVIQENTVNINISDSKYCNFWYNVDNGENSSTETGFWFNTTLNLTEGQHNFTVFAEDITGFVNSTTVNFTVFNSQPTIDSPESGTIYYLPADNFSLNGTAGIATNISVYVNGIITNESWPVSNGMFNLTNIPLSNGTNTINVTSIYNNSENNYFSSNTTIYLSLGETFNTEGNDEAILSVPGISNNVSHSVLNFNITGTSANPGNISAAIVRGEEPVDGSILAASPIDIRVINESDVNYSYQFGRNVSLTLGYDTYLVTNAEKLMLAWYNPEEDAWISFRTSRNTSAHTVTANITHLSIYAPLEDNTAPVISDLTYSSTRSSVTLTWNQSQDTDHVEIWKNGVFLKNSSAGQTTDTGLSEATDYDYGLRAIDFAGNTGNWSNISATTAAVITTTSSSSGGGGGGGGGGSTGEKYENIVFKDVLTLYAGKDEVVDFDFNDDKNDIDYVRYLSLKNAGKITVTIEVLKNTSTFSNSVASGTVYKNINIWVGKTGYATEENIRDPVIGFRVDREWLLENDIDQSSLELQRYSGGVWNKLSTELCGSDEEYLYFEAKTPGFSPFAITGMSTEIQTENIVDGTVLMEEEIETNEDPLAENTSRSGTESSTSYAMLWVYAGFAGLILAIAYLLVRKQQN, from the coding sequence ATGCATACTAAAAACACGATACTTGTAGCCATTATTCTCATATTATTACCCACTACGCTTGCAGTTTCCGGAAGTACGGATAATACAGATCTTAATGACAATAATCTCATCCTCTTAAAAGCCGCTCATATAAATACAGATACTTCAGGAGAAGAGGAATTGCAGACTGAAGAGAAGACGACCAGTAAATACTCCATCCAGTCTGCAGAAGATGTTGATAGATATTATATCGTACAATTTACCGGACCAGCCCGGGAAACATGGAGACAGAATATAACAGCCAGAGGAGCCACCATCTACAATTATGTTCCCAACAACGCTTTCATTTTCAAGATGAGCACTGATGTAAAAGCAAATGTCGAATCCCTGGATTTTGTCAAATGGGTAGGCGAATATCAACCATCATACAAGTACGAGTCAGAGCTGACAGGCGAGGAAGGGATTCTGACATCCAAAGCAGATACAGATACAGAAGAAACATACCATGTAATCCTGTTTTCTGAATCCGATTACAAGAGAATTATTTCTAATATTGAAAATCTCGGAGTCAGGATCCTTTCCGGTTCAGGAAATGTACTTCGAGTAGAAACTTCTGCCGACAAAATTCCTGAGATAGCATCCATCAGTGGTGTCAGCTGGATCGAAGAATACGTCCTACCGACTATTAACAATGATGTTGCCGCAGGAATCATCACTGTGGATACCGTCCGCAACACATACGGATTAAACGGTAGCGGACAGATCGTGGCAGTCTGTGATACCGGACTTGACACGGGAAATAAAGAGACGGTGAATGACGATTTTAGAGGAAGAGTAATAGATATTTTTGATGTGGCAGATGACGGGGATAAGCGAGACTTATATTCAGGCCATGGGACACATGTAGCTGGTTCTGTTCTGGGAAATGGAAATCTTTCAAATGGACTGTATGCAGGGATGGCGCCTGAAGCAAAATTAGTATTCCAAGCAATTGGGGAATATAGTCATGAGAAAGAAAAAGAAGTTTTAGATTTGCCAGCTAACCTGAAAGACGTTTTCTTTCAAGCCTATAACACCGATACGAGTACAAGAATACATACCAATAGCTGGGGAGGAGATTCAAGTGGTGAGTATACTACTGAATCTCAACAGGTTGATTCTTTCGTATGGGAACATCCAGACATGCTAATCGTTTTTGCTGCTGGCAATGAAGGTCCAAATAGTAACACAATTGGTTATCCGGCAACTGCAAAAAATGCGCTGACTGTAGGTGCTTCTGAAAATGACAGACCTGAAGAAGGACACTATTCAGATAACGTCAATGATGTTGCATCTTTTAGTAGTCGTGGACCTACCGCAGATGGCCGAATAAAACCAGATGTTGTTGCTCCGGGAACATTCATTGCTTCTACAAGATCGAGTGAGGCAACAACCGATACTATACATGGTAAAGCAATTAATAGCAATTATCTTTACCTGAGCGGCACAAGTATGTCAACACCAATTGTTGCAGGTTCTGCTGCTCTTATCAGACAGTACTACACCGATATAGATAACGTGTCCAATCCGAGTGCTGCACTCATAAAAGCCACATTGATTAACGGAGCATGTGATATAAATCCGGAAAGTACCGGCAGACCAGATTATTCCCAGGGATGGGGTCGCGTTGATATTGAGAACTCGATATATCCCCAGTATCCTTATGTCATTGAATATTTCGATAATCCTGAAGCATTAAATGATGACCAGGATAATGTTAGTTACAATCCTGAATGGAATATCAGTTATAATGTAGCTGAAAATTCAGACAATTTAAGGGCAACGCTTGTCTGGACAGACTATCCAGGATTTGATGCTGCAGACAACGTGCTTGTGAATAACCTGGATATGATATTAGTCACGCCAGACAACAGCGAAAAATATGGAAATCTTGGATCTGTACCTGATACTTTGAATAACGTTGAAGGTATCGAATTACAAGACCCTGCTCCTGGAACATATAACATAATAGTGAATGCAACAGCAATCCAGAAAGGACCTCAGAACTTCTCACTTGTCCTATATTACAAAGCTGATGTAAATGAATACCCTAAAAATAATAATTATACAACTAATGGCTTAACTCCTGTTTCGATTAACCTTACACATGCACATGGAATCAACCCAGATTCAATAAACATGACAATAAATGGTTTGTGTGTTAATTCCACCCCCTATCCCATAGATGGCGGATTCAATGTATCGAACCAGACTGCAGAACCATACCAGGAAGGATATTACAATGTATCCATAACTGCTCTGACAAACCAGAGCGAAGAGATAAGCTACGAATGGACATTCTACGTAAGTGTAGAAGATAATGTAATAACAATAGACGATATTGCAGAGAGTTCAGTAATACAGGAAAATACAGTCAATATCAACATCAGTGACAGTAAGTACTGTAACTTCTGGTACAACGTTGACAATGGAGAGAATTCCTCCACAGAAACAGGATTCTGGTTCAATACAACCCTCAACCTGACAGAAGGTCAGCATAACTTTACAGTCTTTGCTGAGGACATAACTGGATTCGTAAATTCAACCACTGTGAACTTCACAGTATTCAACAGTCAGCCAACAATTGATTCACCAGAGTCAGGAACTATCTACTACCTGCCAGCAGATAATTTCTCACTTAACGGAACTGCAGGAATAGCGACCAATATATCAGTATATGTCAATGGAATCATTACCAATGAGTCATGGCCTGTTTCAAACGGCATGTTCAATTTAACAAACATCCCATTGTCGAATGGAACGAATACCATCAACGTTACTTCAATTTACAATAATTCCGAGAACAACTATTTCAGTTCCAACACAACAATATATCTTAGTCTTGGAGAGACTTTCAATACTGAAGGAAATGATGAAGCCATCCTTTCTGTCCCGGGTATCAGCAATAATGTCAGTCATTCTGTCCTTAACTTCAATATCACAGGCACATCAGCAAATCCCGGAAACATCTCTGCTGCTATTGTAAGAGGAGAGGAGCCTGTGGACGGTTCGATTCTTGCAGCAAGTCCAATCGATATCAGAGTGATTAATGAGTCCGATGTTAACTATTCGTATCAGTTCGGAAGAAATGTATCCCTTACCCTCGGATATGACACCTACCTTGTAACAAATGCAGAAAAATTGATGCTTGCCTGGTACAATCCAGAGGAAGACGCTTGGATTTCCTTCAGGACTAGTAGAAATACATCTGCACACACGGTAACAGCAAATATCACCCACCTAAGCATTTATGCGCCGCTGGAAGATAATACTGCACCTGTAATCAGTGATCTTACGTACTCAAGTACCCGGTCATCAGTAACACTGACATGGAACCAATCTCAGGACACAGATCATGTGGAGATATGGAAGAACGGAGTATTCTTAAAGAACAGTTCTGCAGGACAGACCACGGATACAGGACTTTCTGAAGCCACAGACTACGATTACGGGCTCAGAGCCATAGATTTTGCAGGCAATACAGGTAACTGGTCCAATATCAGTGCTACAACGGCTGCAGTAATAACTACCACATCCAGCTCCTCCGGCGGAGGAGGCGGTGGTGGCGGAGGCGGCTCCACAGGTGAAAAATATGAAAATATCGTCTTCAAGGATGTACTCACATTATATGCCGGAAAGGACGAGGTTGTGGACTTTGATTTCAATGATGATAAGAACGACATAGATTATGTCCGCTACCTGTCACTGAAGAATGCGGGAAAAATCACTGTGACTATAGAGGTTTTAAAGAATACTTCCACATTTTCCAATAGCGTAGCCTCCGGCACAGTTTATAAGAATATAAATATCTGGGTCGGAAAAACAGGTTATGCCACAGAGGAAAACATCAGGGACCCTGTAATCGGATTCAGGGTTGACAGGGAATGGTTGCTTGAAAATGATATTGATCAGTCATCCTTAGAGCTTCAGAGATACTCAGGAGGGGTATGGAATAAGTTATCCACCGAACTGTGTGGCTCTGATGAGGAATACCTTTACTTTGAAGCAAAGACACCTGGTTTTTCACCTTTTGCCATTACAGGCATGAGTACGGAGATTCAAACAGAGAATATCGTTGACGGTACTGTCCTGATGGAAGAAGAAATCGAAACGAATGAAGATCCTCTTGCAGAGAACACATCAAGATCAGGAACGGAATCTTCAACATCTTATGCAATGTTATGGGTCTATGCCGGATTTGCAGGACTGATCCTTGCCATCGCCTATCTCCTCGTAAGAAAACAGCAAAATTAA